CAGCGGTAAGAATGATGAAAGAACCTTGAATACAACTGAGGTTGTTGAGCAATGGGTAAATCGCATGACGAAACAACTCTCGAAGTTTATGGACTTTGAAACAAAACAGAACCCAGCAAAGATGGTCAATAACCTTGACTGGACTGCGCCTATGTCTGCAATCGAATTCTTACGCGATATTGGAAAGCACTTTAGCGTTAATCAAATGCTTAATAAGGATTCAGTTTCAACTCGTCTTGAAAAAGATGGAATCTCGTACACCGAGTTTTCTTATCAAGTCCTGCAATCAATGGATTTCCTCGAGCTCTACCGTAGCTACAACTGCACACTTCAAATTGGTGGTTCAGATCAATGGGGAAATATCACTGCCGGTCTTGACCTCATTCGTCGCGCAGAGGGGGGAAGCGCACACGCTCTTACCGTTCCTCTTCTCACAAAAGCAGATGGTTCTAAATTTGGTAAGACTGCAGGGGGAGCGGTCTGGATTGATCCTGAAATGACATCACCATATGCCTTCTTCCAGTACTGGCTTAACTCTGATGATAAAGATGTCATCAAGTTCATCAAGGTATTTTCATTTAAATCACGTGCAGAGATTGAAGCGCTGGAAAAAACTCATAACGAAAACCCTGGAGCTCGTGAGGCACATCGCGAACTTGCTCGTGAGTTAACCGCACTTGTGCATTCACCAGAGATTGCGGTCCGTGTTGAAGCTGCAGCACGTGCACTCTTTGGTCAAGGGGATATCAACGAACTTGATGAAGCAACACTTGCATCAGCACTTGCAGAACTTCCACGTACTCAAGTAAAAAGGGGTGAAGAGATTCCTACCTGG
The genomic region above belongs to Candidatus Planktophila dulcis and contains:
- the tyrS gene encoding tyrosine--tRNA ligase; translation: MTDLIDDLKWRGLISQTTDEKELREALKKPITLYLGTDPTAPSIHVGNLVVLLVLRRFQLAGHHTLPLIGGATGLVGDPSGKNDERTLNTTEVVEQWVNRMTKQLSKFMDFETKQNPAKMVNNLDWTAPMSAIEFLRDIGKHFSVNQMLNKDSVSTRLEKDGISYTEFSYQVLQSMDFLELYRSYNCTLQIGGSDQWGNITAGLDLIRRAEGGSAHALTVPLLTKADGSKFGKTAGGAVWIDPEMTSPYAFFQYWLNSDDKDVIKFIKVFSFKSRAEIEALEKTHNENPGAREAHRELARELTALVHSPEIAVRVEAAARALFGQGDINELDEATLASALAELPRTQVKRGEEIPTWVDLLAATGVVDSKSAARRIVKEGGAYLNNEKIEGEDFRLEKSHFLCGKYAVLRKGKRDLAAVELI